From one Streptomyces sp. ICC1 genomic stretch:
- a CDS encoding sensor histidine kinase KdpD, which translates to MGRGKFRIYLGSAPGVGKTYAMLSEGHRRVERGTDVVVAFVEHHNRPRTEVMLHGLEQIARRELEYRESSFTEMDVDAILARRPAVALVDELAHTNIPGSRNTKRWQDVEELLQAGIDVVSTVNIQHLESLGDVVETITGVRQRETVPDEVVRRADQIELVDMSPQALRRRMAHGNIYKPDKVDAALSNYFRPGNLTALRELALLWVADRVDEYLQEYRGEHNIRSTWQARERIVVGLTGGPEGRTLIRRAARLAEKGSGGEVLAVYIARSDGLTAASPKELAVQRTLVEDLGGTFHHVIGDNVPDALLEFARGCNATQIVLGVSRRRSWRSVFSPGVSATVARESGPDLDVHIVTHDEAAKGRGLPVARGARLGRLRVVWGWLTGVAGPALLTVFLSQVVPELGLANDMLLFLTFTVAAALLGGLLPALASAAFGSLLLNYYFTPPLHEFTISDPKNIVAIAIFVGVAVSVASVVDLAARRTQQAARLRAESEILSFLAGSILRGETALDALLERVRETFAMESVALLERGTDVEPWACAGSTGRNPVARPEDADVDMPIGENMSLALTGRVLPAEDRRVLGAFAAQAAVVLDRQRLVDEAEEARRLIEGNQIRTALLAAVSHDLRTPLAGIKVAVTSLRADDVEWSEEDRADLLEGIEDGADRLDHLIGNLLDMSRLQTGTVVPLIRETDLDEVVPMALAGVPDDSVALDIPETLPMVAVDRGLLERAVANIVENAVKYNPAGETVLVSASTLGARIELRVVDRGPGVPDEAKNRIFEPFQRYGDTPAGAGVGLGLAVARGFLEAMDGTLTAEDTPGGGLTMVITLPLKDGAPQTPPDLPAEATT; encoded by the coding sequence ATGGGACGCGGCAAGTTTCGCATCTACCTGGGCTCGGCCCCCGGCGTCGGCAAGACGTACGCGATGCTCTCGGAGGGCCACCGCAGGGTGGAGCGCGGCACCGACGTCGTCGTCGCCTTCGTGGAGCACCACAACCGTCCGCGCACCGAGGTGATGCTGCACGGTCTGGAACAGATCGCACGGCGCGAACTGGAGTACCGGGAATCCTCCTTCACCGAGATGGACGTGGACGCGATCCTCGCGCGGCGCCCCGCCGTCGCGCTCGTCGACGAGCTCGCCCACACCAACATCCCCGGCTCCCGCAACACCAAGCGGTGGCAGGACGTGGAGGAACTCCTCCAAGCCGGCATCGACGTCGTCTCCACCGTCAACATCCAGCACCTGGAATCCCTCGGCGATGTCGTCGAGACGATCACGGGCGTGCGCCAGCGCGAGACCGTCCCGGACGAGGTGGTGCGACGGGCCGACCAGATCGAGCTGGTCGACATGTCCCCGCAGGCCCTGCGCCGCCGCATGGCCCACGGCAACATCTACAAGCCCGACAAGGTCGACGCGGCCCTGTCCAACTACTTCCGCCCCGGGAACCTCACCGCCCTGCGCGAACTCGCGCTGCTCTGGGTCGCCGACCGGGTCGACGAGTACCTCCAGGAATACCGCGGCGAGCACAACATCCGCTCCACCTGGCAGGCCCGCGAACGCATCGTCGTCGGCCTCACCGGCGGCCCGGAAGGCCGTACGCTCATCCGCCGCGCGGCCCGCCTCGCCGAGAAGGGCTCGGGCGGCGAGGTCCTGGCCGTCTACATCGCCCGCAGCGACGGGCTGACCGCCGCCTCCCCCAAGGAACTCGCCGTCCAGCGCACCCTGGTCGAGGACCTCGGCGGCACCTTCCACCACGTCATCGGCGACAACGTCCCCGACGCGCTCCTGGAGTTCGCCCGCGGCTGCAACGCCACCCAGATCGTCCTCGGCGTGAGCCGCAGACGATCCTGGCGATCCGTCTTCAGCCCAGGCGTGAGCGCCACCGTCGCCCGGGAATCGGGGCCCGACCTCGACGTGCACATCGTCACCCACGACGAAGCCGCCAAGGGCCGCGGACTGCCCGTCGCGCGCGGCGCGCGGCTCGGCAGGCTCCGAGTCGTCTGGGGGTGGCTGACCGGTGTCGCCGGCCCCGCGCTGCTCACCGTCTTTCTGAGCCAGGTCGTTCCCGAGCTCGGGCTCGCCAACGACATGCTGCTCTTCCTCACCTTCACGGTGGCGGCGGCGCTCCTCGGCGGGCTGCTGCCCGCGCTCGCCTCGGCGGCCTTCGGCTCCCTGCTGCTCAACTACTACTTCACCCCGCCACTGCACGAGTTCACCATCTCCGACCCCAAGAACATCGTCGCCATCGCGATCTTCGTCGGCGTGGCCGTGTCCGTGGCGTCCGTCGTCGACCTGGCCGCCCGCCGCACCCAACAGGCCGCCCGGCTCCGCGCCGAGTCCGAGATCCTCTCCTTCCTCGCCGGCAGCATCCTGCGCGGCGAAACCGCCCTCGACGCACTGCTGGAACGGGTCCGCGAGACCTTCGCCATGGAATCCGTGGCACTGCTGGAACGCGGTACGGACGTCGAACCGTGGGCCTGCGCGGGCAGCACCGGGCGCAATCCCGTCGCCCGCCCCGAGGACGCCGACGTCGACATGCCCATCGGCGAGAACATGTCCCTCGCCCTCACAGGCCGGGTCCTGCCCGCCGAGGACCGCCGGGTCCTCGGCGCCTTCGCCGCCCAGGCAGCCGTCGTACTCGACCGCCAGCGCCTGGTCGACGAGGCCGAGGAAGCCCGCCGCCTGATCGAGGGCAATCAGATCCGCACCGCGCTCCTCGCCGCCGTCAGCCACGATCTGCGCACCCCGCTCGCCGGCATCAAGGTGGCCGTCACCTCCCTGCGCGCCGACGACGTGGAATGGTCCGAGGAGGACCGGGCCGATCTCCTGGAGGGCATCGAGGACGGCGCCGACCGCCTCGACCACCTGATCGGCAACCTCCTGGACATGTCCCGCCTCCAGACGGGCACCGTCGTCCCGCTCATCCGCGAGACCGACCTCGACGAGGTCGTCCCGATGGCACTGGCCGGAGTCCCCGACGACAGCGTGGCCCTGGACATCCCCGAGACCCTGCCCATGGTCGCCGTCGACCGCGGCCTCCTGGAACGGGCCGTCGCGAACATCGTCGAGAACGCCGTCAAGTACAACCCCGCCGGCGAGACCGTCCTTGTGTCCGCCAGCACCCTCGGCGCACGCATCGAGCTCCGCGTCGTGGACCGCGGACCCGGCGTCCCCGACGAGGCGAAGAACCGGATATTCGAACCCTTCCAGCGGTACGGAGACACCCCTGCGGGCGCCGGGGTCGGGCTCGGTCTGGCGGTCGCCCGGGGCTTCCTCGAAGCCATGGACGGCACCCTCACCGCCGAGGACACCCCCGGTGGCGGACTCACCATGGTGATCACCCTGCCCCTCAAGGACGGGGCCCCGCAGACGCCCCCCGACCTCCCGGCCGAAGCCACGACCTGA
- a CDS encoding response regulator: MIKVLVVEDDAQLVRALRINLEARKFGVETASEGNTALRLAAARKPDVILLDLGLPDMDGIDVIKEVRMTSGVPILVLSARHTSEEKIRALDAGADDYVTKPFSMDELLARLRAAVRRQEIPAPSNEVAVITTDDFTVDLIAKKVRRSDRTVRLTPTEWHILEILITNPGRLITQTKLLLDVWGPTYSGHTNYLRVYMAQLRRKLEADPSHPRYLITEPGMGYRFEG; encoded by the coding sequence ATGATCAAGGTGCTGGTGGTGGAAGACGATGCCCAGCTCGTCCGTGCGCTCAGGATCAACCTGGAGGCGCGGAAGTTCGGGGTGGAGACGGCTTCCGAGGGAAACACCGCTCTGAGACTGGCAGCCGCGCGCAAGCCGGACGTCATCCTGCTGGACCTCGGTCTGCCGGACATGGACGGCATCGACGTGATCAAGGAGGTACGGATGACCAGCGGAGTGCCGATCCTCGTCCTCTCCGCCCGTCACACCTCCGAGGAGAAGATCCGCGCCTTGGACGCGGGCGCCGACGACTACGTCACCAAGCCGTTCAGCATGGACGAACTGCTCGCCCGGCTGCGGGCCGCCGTCCGCCGTCAGGAGATCCCGGCACCGTCCAACGAGGTTGCCGTGATCACGACTGACGATTTCACCGTCGACCTGATCGCCAAGAAGGTCAGGCGTAGTGATCGCACGGTGCGGCTCACGCCCACCGAGTGGCACATCCTGGAAATCCTCATCACCAATCCCGGGCGGCTGATCACCCAGACCAAGCTGTTGCTGGACGTCTGGGGGCCGACGTACTCCGGGCACACCAACTACCTGCGGGTCTACATGGCCCAGCTGCGCCGCAAACTGGAAGCGGACCCCTCGCACCCCCGCTATCTGATCACCGAGCCCGGCATGGGCTACCGCTTCGAGGGATGA
- a CDS encoding potassium-transporting ATPase subunit C has translation MNNSVGTTARLIGAGLRALLVLTVICGVIYPLAVTGIAQVLFNDKANGSEIKDKSGQVVGSSLIGQSYNLPKQNPDDAEEAVKPDLKWFQPRPSNGLGSNSVNTQYSLILSGATNRSADNGAINGKCTDQAEEGTLCAQVIAAKDAVIADNSTAGHQVKPEDVPADAVTSSGSGLDPDISPEYAKLQIHRVAEQNKLDVKQVEELVADHTTGRTLGFMGEPRVNVLELNTALKALAKG, from the coding sequence ATGAACAACTCTGTAGGCACCACAGCGCGCCTGATCGGTGCGGGCCTCCGAGCCCTTCTCGTTCTGACCGTGATCTGCGGGGTCATCTACCCGCTCGCCGTCACGGGCATCGCCCAGGTCCTGTTCAACGACAAGGCCAACGGCTCCGAGATCAAGGACAAGAGCGGCCAGGTCGTCGGCTCCTCCCTCATCGGGCAGAGCTACAACCTCCCGAAGCAGAACCCCGATGACGCGGAGGAGGCGGTCAAGCCGGACCTGAAGTGGTTCCAGCCGCGCCCCTCCAACGGACTGGGCAGCAACAGCGTCAACACGCAGTACTCGCTGATCCTCTCCGGCGCCACCAACCGCTCCGCCGACAACGGCGCGATCAACGGCAAGTGCACCGACCAGGCGGAGGAGGGCACCCTCTGCGCCCAGGTCATCGCCGCCAAGGACGCCGTCATCGCCGACAACTCCACCGCCGGCCACCAGGTCAAGCCCGAGGACGTCCCGGCCGACGCCGTCACCTCCTCCGGCTCCGGCCTCGACCCCGACATCTCCCCCGAGTACGCCAAGCTCCAGATCCACCGGGTCGCCGAGCAGAACAAGCTCGACGTCAAGCAGGTCGAAGAGCTCGTCGCCGACCACACCACCGGCCGCACCCTCGGCTTCATGGGCGAACCCCGCGTCAACGTCCTCGAACTCAACACCGCGCTCAAGGCACTGGCCAAGGGCTGA
- the kdpB gene encoding potassium-transporting ATPase subunit KdpB, whose product MSTATPTRAPHDDLPTGHKPPAGRVGGGLFDPKQLLKSFPDAVRKLDPRVMIKSPVMFVVLIGSVVTTVLAIKDPTDWFGWAITAWLWLTTIFANLAEAVAEGRGKAQADTLRKAKTDTVARRLNGSVEEQVPGTELRIGDLVVCEAGDIIPGDGDVVEGVASVDESAITGESAPVIRESGGDRSAVTGGTKVLSDRIVIKITTKPGETFIDRMIALVEGAARQKTPNEIALNILLASLTIVFLLAVVTLQPFAIYAGAEQSMIVLTALLVCLIPTTIGALLSAIGIAGMDRLVQRNVLAMSGRAVEAAGDVSTLLLDKTGTITLGNRQASEFVPVTGTDEAELADAAQLSSLADETPEGRSIVVLAKEKYGLRERHQGELAHAEWIAFTAQTRMSGVNVDGKKTRKGAAGSVITWVREQGGQVSDDADLLANRISEAGGTPLLVAVDDEKGARVLGVIHLKDVVKEGMRERFDELRRMGIKTIMITGDNPLTAKAIAEEAGVDDFLAEATPEDKMALIKREQAGGKLVAMTGDGTNDAPALAQADVGVAMNTGTSAAKEAGNMVDLDSNPTKLIEIVEIGKQLLITRGALTTFSIANDVAKYFAIIPAMFAVVYPGLDKLNIMGLTSPESAILSAVIFNALIIIALVPLALKGVRYRPTSADKMLRRNLGLYGVGGLIAPFIGIKVIDMLISLFPGIG is encoded by the coding sequence ATGAGCACCGCCACACCTACCAGGGCTCCGCACGACGACCTGCCAACCGGCCACAAGCCGCCTGCCGGCCGTGTGGGCGGGGGGCTGTTCGACCCCAAGCAGCTGCTGAAGTCCTTCCCGGACGCCGTCCGCAAGCTCGACCCGCGCGTCATGATCAAGTCCCCGGTCATGTTCGTCGTCCTGATCGGCTCGGTGGTCACCACCGTGCTGGCGATCAAGGACCCGACCGACTGGTTCGGCTGGGCCATCACTGCCTGGCTGTGGCTGACCACGATCTTCGCCAACCTCGCCGAGGCAGTCGCCGAAGGCCGCGGCAAGGCCCAGGCCGACACGCTGCGCAAGGCCAAGACGGACACGGTCGCCCGCCGGCTGAACGGCTCGGTGGAGGAGCAGGTGCCGGGCACGGAGCTTCGTATCGGCGACCTGGTGGTCTGCGAGGCCGGGGACATCATCCCCGGCGACGGTGACGTCGTCGAAGGCGTCGCGTCCGTCGACGAGTCGGCCATCACCGGAGAGTCCGCCCCGGTCATCCGCGAGTCCGGCGGCGACCGCTCGGCCGTCACCGGCGGCACCAAGGTCCTCTCCGACCGGATCGTCATCAAGATCACGACGAAGCCCGGCGAGACCTTCATCGACCGGATGATCGCCCTGGTCGAAGGCGCGGCCCGGCAGAAGACGCCCAACGAGATCGCACTCAACATCCTGCTGGCCTCGCTGACCATCGTCTTCCTGCTGGCCGTCGTCACCCTCCAGCCCTTCGCGATCTACGCCGGCGCCGAGCAGTCGATGATCGTCCTCACCGCGCTCCTCGTCTGCCTGATCCCCACCACCATCGGCGCCCTGCTCTCCGCCATCGGCATCGCGGGCATGGACCGCCTGGTCCAGCGCAACGTCCTCGCGATGAGCGGCCGTGCGGTGGAAGCCGCGGGCGACGTCTCGACCCTGCTCCTCGACAAGACCGGCACCATCACCCTCGGCAACCGCCAGGCCTCCGAGTTCGTACCGGTCACCGGCACGGACGAGGCCGAACTGGCGGATGCCGCCCAGCTCTCCTCCCTCGCGGACGAGACCCCCGAGGGCCGCTCCATCGTGGTCCTCGCGAAGGAGAAGTACGGACTGCGCGAACGCCACCAGGGCGAGCTCGCGCACGCCGAGTGGATCGCCTTCACCGCCCAGACCCGCATGTCGGGCGTGAACGTGGACGGCAAGAAGACCCGCAAGGGCGCGGCCGGTTCGGTCATCACCTGGGTCAGGGAGCAGGGCGGCCAGGTCTCCGATGACGCCGACCTCCTCGCCAACCGCATCTCCGAAGCCGGCGGCACCCCGCTCCTCGTCGCGGTCGACGATGAGAAGGGCGCCCGCGTCCTCGGCGTCATCCACCTCAAGGACGTCGTCAAGGAAGGCATGCGCGAGCGGTTCGACGAACTGCGCCGCATGGGCATCAAGACGATCATGATCACGGGTGACAACCCGCTGACCGCCAAGGCCATCGCCGAAGAAGCGGGTGTGGACGACTTCCTGGCGGAAGCGACGCCCGAGGACAAGATGGCCCTCATCAAGCGGGAGCAGGCCGGCGGAAAGCTCGTCGCCATGACCGGCGACGGCACGAACGACGCCCCCGCACTGGCCCAGGCCGACGTGGGCGTCGCCATGAACACCGGCACCTCGGCCGCCAAGGAGGCCGGGAACATGGTGGACCTGGACTCCAACCCCACCAAGCTCATCGAGATCGTGGAGATCGGCAAGCAGCTGCTGATCACCCGCGGCGCCCTGACCACCTTCTCCATCGCCAACGACGTCGCCAAGTACTTCGCGATCATCCCGGCCATGTTCGCCGTGGTCTACCCGGGCCTCGACAAGCTCAACATCATGGGCCTGACCTCGCCGGAATCAGCGATCCTCTCCGCGGTCATCTTCAACGCGCTGATCATCATCGCCCTCGTACCGCTCGCCCTCAAGGGCGTCCGGTACCGCCCCACCAGCGCCGACAAGATGCTCCGCCGAAACCTGGGGCTGTACGGCGTGGGCGGTCTGATCGCCCCGTTCATCGGCATCAAGGTCATCGACATGCTCATCTCCCTCTTCCCCGGAATCGGCTGA
- the kdpA gene encoding potassium-transporting ATPase subunit KdpA: protein MSPVTAGVLQLLALIAALALAYRPLGDYMARVYSSEKHYKPEKWIYKAIGANPSAEMRWPAYLRGVLAFSAVSVLFLYLLQRAQGVLPGSLGFVAIDPDQAFNTAASFVANTNWQSYYGEQAMGHVVQTGGLAVQNFVSAAVGMAVAVALVRGFARSRTGELGNFWSDLVRGTVRILLPISVIGALVLVACGVMQNFAGIREVGQFMGGTQQWNGGAVASQEVIKELGTNGGGYFNANSAHPFENPTPFSNLFEVFLILVIPFAMTRTFGRMVGNLRQGYAILATMGIIWVGFTALMMWTEFAHHGPAFDVAGGAMEGKETRYGIAASSIFSVATTLTSTGAVNSFHSSYTGLGGGIQLLGMQLGEIAPGGVGSGLYGMLIMAIIAVFIAGLMVGRTPEYLGKKIGTRQIKFAACYILITPALVLCFTAAAMALPTPGNSMTNSGAHGFSEILYAYTSGANNNGSAFAGLNADTQWFNSTIGIAMLLGRFLPMVFVLALAGSLAEQKPVPETAGTLRTDKPLYTGLLVGTIIIITGLTYFPALALGPLAEGLAS, encoded by the coding sequence ATGAGCCCCGTTACCGCTGGTGTGCTCCAGCTGCTCGCGCTGATCGCCGCGCTGGCTCTGGCGTACCGCCCCCTCGGCGACTACATGGCCCGGGTCTACTCCTCCGAGAAGCACTACAAGCCGGAGAAGTGGATCTACAAGGCCATCGGCGCCAACCCGTCGGCCGAAATGCGCTGGCCCGCCTACCTGCGCGGCGTCCTCGCCTTCTCCGCCGTGAGCGTCCTCTTCCTCTACCTGCTGCAGCGCGCGCAGGGTGTGCTGCCCGGCTCGCTCGGCTTCGTGGCGATCGACCCGGACCAGGCCTTCAACACCGCCGCGTCCTTCGTGGCGAACACCAACTGGCAGTCTTACTACGGCGAGCAGGCCATGGGCCACGTCGTCCAGACCGGCGGCCTCGCGGTCCAGAACTTCGTCTCCGCCGCCGTCGGCATGGCCGTCGCGGTCGCCCTCGTACGGGGCTTCGCGCGCTCCCGGACAGGCGAGCTCGGCAACTTCTGGTCGGACCTGGTGCGCGGCACGGTCCGGATCCTGCTGCCGATCTCGGTGATCGGCGCGCTCGTCCTGGTCGCGTGCGGGGTCATGCAGAACTTCGCCGGGATCCGCGAGGTCGGCCAGTTCATGGGTGGCACCCAGCAGTGGAACGGCGGGGCGGTGGCTTCGCAGGAGGTCATCAAGGAGCTGGGTACGAACGGTGGCGGCTACTTCAACGCCAACTCGGCCCACCCCTTCGAGAACCCGACCCCGTTCTCGAACCTCTTCGAGGTCTTCCTGATCCTGGTCATCCCGTTCGCGATGACCCGGACCTTCGGCCGCATGGTCGGAAACCTGCGCCAGGGTTACGCGATCCTCGCGACCATGGGCATCATCTGGGTCGGTTTCACCGCGCTGATGATGTGGACCGAGTTCGCGCACCACGGCCCGGCCTTCGACGTGGCCGGCGGGGCGATGGAGGGCAAGGAGACCCGGTACGGCATCGCGGCCTCCTCGATCTTCTCGGTGGCGACCACGCTGACCTCGACCGGCGCCGTCAACTCCTTCCACTCCTCCTACACCGGGCTCGGCGGCGGGATCCAGCTGCTGGGCATGCAGCTCGGCGAGATCGCGCCCGGCGGCGTCGGCTCCGGCCTCTACGGCATGCTGATCATGGCGATCATCGCCGTGTTCATCGCCGGCCTGATGGTCGGCCGCACTCCCGAGTACCTGGGCAAGAAGATCGGCACCCGCCAGATCAAGTTCGCGGCCTGCTACATCCTGATCACCCCGGCTCTGGTGCTGTGCTTCACCGCCGCGGCCATGGCGCTGCCCACCCCGGGCAACTCGATGACGAACTCCGGGGCGCACGGATTCTCCGAGATCCTCTACGCCTACACCTCGGGCGCCAACAACAACGGCTCGGCCTTCGCCGGCCTCAACGCCGACACCCAGTGGTTCAACAGCACCATCGGCATCGCCATGCTGCTGGGCCGCTTCCTGCCCATGGTGTTCGTCCTCGCGCTGGCCGGCTCGCTGGCCGAGCAGAAGCCCGTCCCCGAGACGGCGGGCACCCTGCGCACCGACAAGCCGCTCTACACGGGCCTGCTCGTCGGAACGATCATCATCATCACCGGACTCACCTACTTCCCGGCCCTGGCGCTGGGTCCGCTCGCCGAAGGGCTCGCATCATGA
- the kdpF gene encoding K(+)-transporting ATPase subunit F, which produces MTVENIVGLVVAVSLLGYLVLALVYPERF; this is translated from the coding sequence GTGACCGTCGAAAACATCGTCGGCCTCGTCGTGGCCGTCTCCCTGCTGGGTTATCTCGTCCTCGCCCTTGTGTACCCGGAGAGGTTCTGA
- a CDS encoding DUF4118 domain-containing protein codes for MAALSAAAWFDFFLTRPYQQFAISDRADVETAVLLLVVGLIVSQLAVRARRLQAVVVTDAAYLSSLQGTARLAEDGGSPDAVVEYVRRELVGLLGLRACRFEYGTLMGNLPRLEHGGGLWHRRGGRITEYAGWPDGETELRVVGGGHYYGRFLLDPYPGRPLPTEEARLVAVALAAQAGGAMDTAGLPHQG; via the coding sequence GTGGCCGCGCTCTCGGCAGCCGCCTGGTTCGACTTCTTCCTCACCAGGCCCTACCAGCAGTTCGCCATCTCGGACCGCGCGGACGTCGAGACGGCGGTCCTGCTGCTCGTCGTCGGCCTGATCGTCTCGCAGCTGGCCGTGCGCGCCCGCCGCCTCCAGGCGGTCGTCGTCACCGACGCCGCGTACCTGTCGAGTCTCCAGGGAACCGCCCGGCTGGCCGAGGACGGCGGCTCGCCCGACGCGGTGGTCGAGTACGTGCGCCGCGAGCTCGTCGGCCTGCTGGGGCTCCGCGCCTGCCGCTTCGAGTACGGAACCCTGATGGGGAACCTGCCGCGGCTGGAACACGGCGGCGGTCTGTGGCACCGCCGTGGTGGCCGGATCACCGAGTACGCCGGCTGGCCGGACGGAGAGACCGAACTGCGCGTCGTCGGCGGCGGCCACTACTACGGCCGCTTCCTCCTCGACCCGTACCCCGGCCGCCCCCTTCCCACCGAGGAAGCCCGCCTCGTGGCTGTCGCGCTGGCCGCCCAAGCCGGTGGAGCCATGGACACGGCCGGCCTGCCCCACCAGGGCTGA
- the kdpF gene encoding K(+)-transporting ATPase subunit F yields MNPMNAENLVGLLIALALLGCLVFALIKPDTF; encoded by the coding sequence ATGAACCCGATGAACGCGGAGAACCTGGTCGGCCTGCTCATCGCCCTCGCACTGCTCGGCTGTCTCGTCTTCGCTCTGATCAAGCCCGACACGTTCTGA
- a CDS encoding APC family permease, protein MALQVGKAITAAQGPGQEEPPDTGASRVGDRHKLTAVQGLAALSLDAMASVAYGPESIVLVLAAAGAYGMGFTLPVTLAIAALLAVLVASYRQVIAAFPDGGGSYAVAKRHLGRRTSLVAAASLILDYVLNVAVSVTAGVAALTSAFPGLHGERVWICLAVLVLVTAVNLRGVVESAKAFLVPTALFVGTILAMITVGLFRDGPASTASAAGHASALGEGATTVGALLLLKAFAAGCSALTGVEAVANAVPSFRAPAARRAQRTEVALGALLGVMLIGLSILIGRFHLQPVEGVTVLAQLADASFGHNAAFYVVQFATMVLLALAANTSFGGLPVLMSLLARDNHMPHFFALKADRQVHRHGVLALAVVSAALLVFSGGDTNTLVPLFAIGVFVGFTICQVGMVLHWYGERPKAWQAKAVLNGFGALLTGVSAVVVTATKFTEGAWLIVLALPLIVLGFEKVNRAYTEIGERLELGRVPRPPHRAHSLVVVPVSGLSRLTCQALTAARSLGDEVLAVTVTHPTAEDRQSTDALRRDWELWNPGVELIELTSEKRALGRPVSTYVRKLSQTHPGAQVTVLIPETEPAHLWQRMLQNQRGSVVAHAVRRDTDAAICRLRFRLDAQAEQAVLDGSFTES, encoded by the coding sequence ATGGCCTTGCAGGTAGGAAAAGCGATCACGGCGGCTCAGGGGCCGGGCCAGGAGGAGCCCCCTGATACGGGTGCGAGCCGGGTCGGGGACCGGCACAAACTGACCGCCGTCCAGGGCCTGGCCGCGCTGTCGCTCGACGCGATGGCCTCCGTCGCCTACGGACCGGAGTCGATCGTCCTCGTACTGGCCGCCGCCGGTGCGTACGGGATGGGCTTCACCCTCCCCGTCACCCTCGCGATCGCCGCGCTCCTCGCCGTACTGGTGGCCTCGTACCGTCAGGTGATCGCCGCGTTCCCGGACGGCGGCGGTTCCTATGCCGTCGCCAAACGGCACCTCGGCCGGCGTACGAGCCTCGTCGCGGCGGCCTCGCTGATCCTCGACTACGTCCTCAACGTCGCGGTGTCCGTCACCGCCGGCGTGGCCGCCCTGACCTCGGCCTTCCCGGGCCTCCACGGTGAGCGGGTCTGGATCTGCCTCGCGGTCCTGGTCCTGGTCACCGCCGTGAACCTGCGCGGGGTCGTCGAATCCGCCAAGGCGTTCCTCGTGCCGACCGCGCTCTTCGTCGGCACGATCCTCGCGATGATCACTGTCGGCCTCTTCCGCGACGGCCCGGCAAGCACCGCCTCCGCCGCCGGGCACGCCTCCGCGCTCGGCGAGGGCGCGACCACCGTCGGCGCGCTGCTCCTGCTGAAGGCCTTCGCGGCCGGCTGCTCGGCCCTGACCGGCGTCGAGGCCGTCGCCAACGCCGTCCCGTCCTTCCGGGCCCCGGCCGCCCGCCGGGCGCAGCGCACCGAGGTCGCCCTCGGCGCCCTGCTCGGCGTCATGCTGATCGGCCTGTCGATCCTCATCGGCCGCTTCCACCTCCAGCCCGTCGAAGGCGTCACCGTCCTCGCCCAGCTCGCGGACGCCTCCTTCGGCCACAACGCGGCTTTCTACGTGGTCCAGTTCGCCACCATGGTGCTGCTCGCGCTCGCCGCGAACACCTCCTTCGGCGGCCTGCCGGTGCTGATGAGCCTGCTGGCCCGCGACAACCACATGCCGCACTTCTTCGCGCTCAAGGCCGACCGGCAGGTGCACCGTCACGGCGTCCTCGCGCTGGCCGTCGTATCCGCTGCGCTGCTCGTCTTCTCCGGGGGCGACACCAACACCCTCGTCCCGCTCTTCGCCATCGGCGTCTTCGTCGGCTTCACCATCTGCCAGGTCGGCATGGTCCTGCACTGGTACGGCGAGCGCCCGAAGGCTTGGCAGGCCAAAGCGGTCCTCAACGGCTTCGGTGCCCTGCTGACCGGTGTCTCCGCGGTGGTCGTCACCGCCACCAAGTTCACCGAGGGAGCCTGGCTGATCGTCCTCGCACTGCCGCTGATCGTCCTCGGCTTCGAGAAGGTCAACCGGGCGTACACGGAGATCGGTGAACGCCTCGAACTCGGCCGCGTCCCGCGACCGCCGCACCGTGCCCACTCGCTCGTCGTGGTACCGGTCTCCGGTCTCTCCCGACTCACCTGCCAGGCCCTGACCGCGGCCCGCTCCCTCGGTGACGAGGTCCTCGCCGTCACCGTCACCCATCCCACAGCCGAGGACCGGCAGTCGACCGACGCCCTCCGCCGGGACTGGGAGCTGTGGAACCCCGGCGTAGAACTCATCGAACTCACCTCGGAAAAACGGGCGTTGGGTCGTCCTGTGTCCACGTACGTACGAAAGCTCAGCCAGACCCACCCGGGCGCCCAGGTCACCGTGCTCATCCCGGAGACCGAACCCGCCCACCTTTGGCAGCGGATGCTCCAGAACCAGCGCGGCTCCGTCGTCGCCCACGCCGTACGCCGCGACACCGACGCCGCGATCTGCCGACTCCGCTTCCGCCTCGACGCACAGGCCGAACAGGCGGTCCTTGACGGCTCCTTCACGGAGTCCTGA